AACGGCCGGAATCGGCGCCCATCTATCCCCTCACCTCAGCATTTCACCTCAGCGTTGCCTGTCCATCGTCGCACCATCCTGCGGTTCGGGTGGCCAGAGTTCACCAGCGGGGCCGTGTACCGCCGCGCCGAGTGAGCACCATCACGCCCGATGTCATCACATAACGGATAAGGATCAAGGTCGCGGAGTCAGCCCGCCGAGGGCGTGGTCGACGATCGCGTCGGCGTACGCATGGGTGAGCGGGAGGGTCCGCAGCAGCCAGCGGTGGGTGAGTGGCGCGATCAGGAGCTCCAGGGCGATCCGCGGATCGGCGTCGGGCCGGAGCTGCCCGGCCTCCCGGGCGGCCTCCAGCCGTGTGACATACAACGCGAGCTGCGGGTCCAGCAGCTTCTCGACGAATTCGGCGCCCAGCTTCGCGTCGACGATGCCCTCGGCGGTCAGCGCCCGGGTGGGGGCCTCCAGCAGGGGGTCGTTGAGCTCGTCGACGGTGGCGCGCAGAACGAGCTTGAGGTCGGCTGCCAGGTCACCGGTGTCGGGGATGCCGTACTGGGCCGCGCCTCCCGCCGGGGCGGCCTCCTCGGCGGCCCGGGCGGCCAGGTCCAGGAAGGCCTCCATCAGGACGGCCGCCTTCGAGGGCCACCAGCGGTAGATCGTCTGCTTGCCGACCCCGGCGCGGGCGGCGATACCCTCGATCGTCGTACGCCGGTAGCCGCTCTCGCCGACGAGGGCGAGGGCCGCGTCGTAGATGGCCCGGCGGGAGCGGTCGCTGCGGCGGCTGGAGTCGGGGGCCTTGTGGGGTGCCATGCGGCCAATCTAACGCGCCGGACAAGCCGATACGTATCGTCTTGTCCGGATCCCTGCCTGAGCGGCCCCCCGGCATCCACAGGAGGAGGATCCGGTGAACCACCCGATCGGTCCACTGCGGATCTCGCCCGCACGGCGCACCATGGGCTCACGCACAGACCGTGCGCAT
This DNA window, taken from Streptomyces griseus subsp. griseus, encodes the following:
- a CDS encoding TetR/AcrR family transcriptional regulator, giving the protein MAPHKAPDSSRRSDRSRRAIYDAALALVGESGYRRTTIEGIAARAGVGKQTIYRWWPSKAAVLMEAFLDLAARAAEEAAPAGGAAQYGIPDTGDLAADLKLVLRATVDELNDPLLEAPTRALTAEGIVDAKLGAEFVEKLLDPQLALYVTRLEAAREAGQLRPDADPRIALELLIAPLTHRWLLRTLPLTHAYADAIVDHALGGLTPRP